A single window of Crassostrea angulata isolate pt1a10 chromosome 8, ASM2561291v2, whole genome shotgun sequence DNA harbors:
- the LOC128160662 gene encoding mitochondrial ribonuclease P protein 1 homolog has product MRTFRFLQCVQRSLRMHRNPGICRNLQWQKAFSTNSFLLYHKRTEYYPTDKIKNFEDFEKYASPEEKDRLEFIQSEFIDYCRAGKFQILEPTDEDWLKCLNFETKSSRLSYLKQCEKKIMEKVKAAEKLKEPSRKVERDNRLDPDGQHRFIRAMFDHTVNMIADHRMARAALFEDPIVVDFSFIDSLYYHEIRDVALQLMYVRSLAKMSAFERTPTLNLIFCNVQKPWEENQIFKVLESRNQKLEDVAKGPVTITEKSYLNLFPKEDLVYLSPDARHYFHPDDGIPIIGGIIDTTTTAKLSYGKAKKEDLKIRKLPIDMVTKVYGNKCLALDHVVNYINVLRFTGDPYQAYNVLPLRKRRPPKKLQTP; this is encoded by the exons gTCATTAAGGATGCATAGAAATCCAGGCATCTGCAGGAATCTTCAATGGCAGAAAGCATTTTCCACAAACTCGTTTTTGCTATATCACAAAAGAACAGAGTACTATCCCACTGACAAAATCAAGAATTTTGAAGATTTCGAGAAATATGCCAGCCCTGAAGAAAAAGACCGCCTGGAGTTTATCCAATCAGAATTCATAGACTACTGCAGAGCAGGAAAATTCCAA ATTCTTGAGCCAACAGATGAAGACTGGCTTAAGTGCTTGAACTTTGAGACCAAATCTTCACGTCTTTCATATTTAAA ACAATGTGAAAAGAAGATAATGGAGAAAGTTAAAGCTGCCGAGAAATTAAAAGAACCAAGCCGGAAAGTGGAACGAGACAATCGATTAGATCCAGATGGTCAACATCGATTTATCCGAGCGATGTTTGACCATACTGTCAACATGATAGCTGACCATCGTATGGCCCGGGCGGCTTTGTTTGAAGACCCTATCGTGGTTGATTTTAGTTTTATCGATTCCCTGTATTATCATGAAATACGTGATGTGGCTCTACAATTAATGTATGTGAGGAGTCTTGCCAAAATGTCTGCATTTGAAAGAACCCCGACCCTTAATCTTATCTTCTGTAATGTGCAAAAGCCATGggaagaaaatcaaattttcaagGTCCTTGAAAGCCGTAATCAAAAACTTGAAGACGTAGCAAAGGGTCCCGTAACCATCACTGAGAAGAGTTACCTGAACTTGTTCCCAAAGGAAGATTTAGTGTACCTCTCACCTGATGCCCGACATTATTTCCACCCAGACGATGGAATTCCAATAATTGGGGGGATTATTgacacaacaacaacagcaaaatTGTCATACGGGAAAGCCAAGAAGGAGGATTTAAAAATCCGCAAACTCCCAATTGACATGGTTACCAA AGTGTATGGAAACAAGTGTTTAGCTCTGGATCATGTTGTCAACTATATAAATGTCCTGAGATTTACAGGTGATCCTTACCAAGCCTACAATGTATTGCCACTCAGGAAAAGAAGACCTCCAAAGAAGTTGCAAACCCCATGA
- the LOC128160008 gene encoding thioredoxin-like protein 4B: protein MSYLLDSLETKEDIDRAITKTTDIVLVLRFGRNEDSTCLQLDHLLAKCAAELANMARIFIVDVDKVPVYTKYFDITLIPSTVFFFNAQHIKVDWGTPDHTKFVGSFRNKQDLIDVVEVIYRGAMKGKVIVTSPLDPANVPKYELIYKDI, encoded by the exons ATGAGTTACCTTCTTGACTCTCTCGAGACAAAAGAGGACATTGACAGAGCTATAACAAAGACTACTGATATTGTGTTGGTACTGAGATTTGGGAGGAATGAAGACTCAACATGTTTACAGCTGGATCATTTG CTTGCCAAGTGTGCAGCAGAGCTTGCCAACATGGCGCGGATCTTCATTGTTGACGTCGACAAGGTTCCAGTGTATACCAAGTATTTTGACATCACCCTGATTCCCTCCACGGTCTTCTTCTTTAATGCTCAGCACATCAAGGTTGATTGGGG CACACCAGATCATACCAAATTTGTTGGAAGTTTTCGGAACAAGCAGGATTTGATCGACGTGGTAGAAGTTATTTACAGAGGAGCAATGAAGGGCAAGGTCATTGTAACTAGTCCTCTTGACCCAGCAAATGTACCAAAATACGAACTTAT